A stretch of the Acyrthosiphon pisum isolate AL4f chromosome A2, pea_aphid_22Mar2018_4r6ur, whole genome shotgun sequence genome encodes the following:
- the LOC103310321 gene encoding ring canal kelch homolog: MLISSDKLIVPSEEKVFECVIRWVKHELGSRECVLPQLMEHVRLPLISNNYILNKVIEESLIKDCIECKEYIREALHFHRLKPEELIPQNIRFKPRQADKVILAVDGMDTKFSNGTEFFEPKMSRWHNGPEMITSRKNPGLAVVNDNLVFAVGGSTDHFEPLRSVDVLDLSSESPCWKPSVDMIVKRNILGVGVINNHVYAVGGHNYSDSALDSAEVFDYNTQEWHMISSMSTRRSDPGIGVLDNLLYAVN, translated from the exons ATGTTGATCTCCAGTGATAAACTTATAGTCCCATCCGAAGAAAAa gtatttgaatgtgttattcGTTGGGTAAAACATGAACTGGGTTCAAGAGAATGTGTTTTACCACAATTAATGGAACACGTACGTTTACcactaatatcaaataattacatattaaataaagtaattgaGGAATCTCTTATTAAGGACTGTATTGaat gTAAGGAATACATAAGAgaagcattacattttcataggCTCAAGCCAGAAGAGCTTATTCCACAAAACATCCGGTTCAAACCCAGACAAGCAGATAAA GTTATATTGGCTGTTGATGGGATGGATACTAAATTTAGCAACGGTACAGAATTTTTCGAACCAAAAATGAGCCGATGGCATAACGGACCGGAAATGATTACAAGCCGTAAAAATCCCGGTCTAGCTGTAGTGAATGATAATTTAGTGTTTGCCGTGGGTGGTTCTACTGATCATTTTGAACCTCTTCGGTCTGTTGATGTGCTTGATTTATCTTCAGAATCACCTTGTTGGAAACCTAGCGTTGACATGATAgttaaacgaaatattttaggAGTCGGTGTCATAAATAATCATGTCTATGCC gTCGGCGGACACAATTACAGTGATTCTGCATTAGATAGTGCAGAAGTTTTTGACTATAATACTCAAGAATGGCATATGATATCTAGTATGTCTACTAGAAGATCCGACCCTGGGATCGGAGTCCTAGATAATCTTCTATACGCggtaaactaa